Genomic window (Streptomyces liliiviolaceus):
GCGCAGGAAACAACTGTGGGCGGCCGCGAACATCAGGGTGGAGGAGTATCCCTTGCCGCGGACCTGTTCGCTCTTGGCGAGCACGGACCCGAAGAGTTCCCCCGCCGCCTCGTGGTCGTCCAGGCGGTACAGGCACTGGGCCAGGTTGTAGGAGGCCTGCAGGGTCTGGGGGTGGTCCTTGCCCAGGAGCCGCAGATGCTGCGCCGTGTTGGCCCGTTGAAGGTCCAGGGCTCGCTCGTAGCGGCCCAGGAGCCGCAGATCGGTCGACCGGGAGAGGTCGGAGATGAGCGTCCAGATGTGCTCAGCGCCAAGCACTTCCTCGCGGATGCCGAGTACCCACCGGTCGATCTCCAGGGCTTCCTCGTACCGGCCGAGAAGCCTCAGCGAGGATGCCTTGTTGTTCTGCGCCGCGAGGGTCAGCGGAGCACGTTCGCCGCCGAGTTCCGTGTAGCCCGCGCAGACTTCCTCCGACAGGTGCAACGACTCCTCGTACCGGCCGAGAGCGCGCAGGTCCGCGGCGAGACTGCCGACCGCGCGCAGATACCGCTCGTCCCGTGCCCCGCCCTTCGCGCGGTGCTCCTCGACCGCCGCCCGGCTCACGGCCTCGCTGTCCTTGAACGCACCCATGATCCGGAGCAGGTTGGCGTAGTGGTGGCGGAGGTCCCACAACCGTTCGGAGTGCTCGTCCTCGTGGCCCTGCCAGGCCGCCAGAGCCTGTTCGGCGAACCGCACCCCCGTCGCGTGCTCACCCGAGAGGTAGAGGTAGCGAAGGCAGTTCAGGACGAGGCCCTGGACGGACGGGTCGGTGTGCGACAGCAGTTCCGCGTGCTCCAGATGCGGTACGAGTTCGGCGTAGCGCTGCCACAGAGACGTCTTGCTGGGGTCGCCCGGATCGAAGGCGATCAGTACACGCCGGGCCGTTTCGGCGCACTCCTCGTGCTCCTCCGGTGACATGTCCAGCTGGACGGTCCGATGGACCATCCGGTGCAGGGAGAGGAACTCGTTCCGCGGGTCCTGTCGCGGATGCTCCACGTGGACCACCGAGTACTTCCGCAACCGCTCGACGGCGCGGTCCCAGCGGACGTCGTCCATGAGCAGCCCCGCCATGGCGGGCGGGAGTTCGCCGGCCGGTGCTCCTCGCAGCAGTCGCACGGACACCGCGTCGGGTGCGAAGAACGTGCACAGCCGAAGCAGTTGGACGGATTCCGGGGAGGTGGCGCGGAACTTGTCGAGCAGGACCGTCCAGGCGGTGCGGAAGGTCATCGGGAAGTCGGCCGACACCTGGACCGGGGTGCTCCGGTCCGCGTCGTCCGTCAGCAGTTCCCGGAGGTACTCCGACACGGGCATGCCGGACTCCTCCAGCCAGCCCGCGGTCTGGTCGAGAAGCAGCGGCAGGTCCCCCAGCGCCTCAGCCAGCTGGTGGGAGTCCTCCAGGGTCAGCCGGGGCGCGCGGCGCCGGATGAAGGCCACCGACTCCTCCCGGTCGTAGCCGGGAACCTCCACCAGGGTGCCGGGAGAGATGTCCCAGTCCAGGCTGCACGAGGTGACGAGCACATGACCGGTTCCGGTCGGCAGGAGGTCCCTGATCTCGTCCGGTTCGTCGGCGCCGTCCAGGATGAGCAGCCAGCGAGTGAAGGGCCGACCGCGCCTCAGTGCGTCCCAGACCGCGCGCAGCCGCTCGCCGTACTCCGCACCGGTCGCCAGTCCCAGCGCCGGGGCGAGTTCCGCCAGTCCCTGCCGGAACGCGGCTCGGTTACCGGAATGCACCCACCACACCACGTGATACCCGGAGGCGAAACGGTAGGCGTACTCGGCGGCCAACTGGGACTTGCCCACGCCCGACAGGCCGTAAAGGGTGACCCGGCTCTCGCGCTGGAGGACCTCGTACACCGTGTTCAGCAGTGGTACGCGCCCGGTGAAACGGTCGTTGCGTTCGGGCACCCGGCCCCACACGCGCAGGGTGTGCACCGGGAAGGGCGGTCCGGAACGGGTGTCCCGCGACGACTCGGGAGAGCTGAAGGGCAGATCGAGCCGGGCCAGAAGGCGCCGCTCCGCCTCCTCGGCGCCCACGTCGTGGAGGGTGACCGCGTCGAGCGAGGCGGCCGCCGCAGGCGGTAGGACGGAGGGGGCCACCGTCACCGCCGCGATGCGTCGCGCGTTCGGCGCCACGACCTCGCGCAGGGCGTCGTCCCACTCCTGGGACGTATGGGTGTCCAGTTTGAAGTACTGGTCGCTCAGGAGCAGCAGGACGGGCCCCGGAGCCAACAGGAGGTCACGGAGCGACTCCTCGATGGACGCGTCGGGCAGCGGATCCCACCGCTGGGGCACGACGCGGTGGCCGTGCAGCTCCAGACAGTGCGCGATCCAGGTGGCCCAGGGCCTGTGGACACCGGCGAAACTGAGGGTCACGGTCTGCCGTCCGGTGCGCAGCCGCCACGGCGGTCCGTTCGGCGGAACGAGTTCCGGCAGGTCGCCCGGTACGGCCCGGTGACCGGTCGTACGGTCGTCGTGCGCCGCGCGGCTCCCGGCCGCCGGCAGGTCGACGGACTGTTCCGACGTCCGGGGGGCGGGCAGGCTCTCGGTCGTGGAGGCCGGTTCCCGCAAGATGTCCGTCGATCGTGCGGCAGGTGCGCGGCCGGGCACGCGTTCCCTGATCTCTGACAGCAGCTCCGCCTTGCGGACCGGCACGCCCCACTGGTTGTTGACGGTCAGCCACAGCGACGCGTGGCCGGTCGCGCGCCCGGTCGAGACCCTGAAGTGGGCCGGTCCGTACGTACCGCCGAACCGGTGCAGGACGACGCTCGGTTCGTCGAGAGCGGTGCACACGAAATAGGGCGAGCCGTCCAGGGTGACGGTGAAGGTGAACTCCTCGTCCGGATAGGGCCAGTGACGGGCCGCTTCCTCGCCCTCCGGAAGAGGGCCGCGCAGGTCGACGGTGACCAGGTATTCGCACTCCGTCTCGGCGATCCGTGGCCAGGCCACAACGGGTTCGATCAGGAGGGTGTGCTCGTCGAGGTTCGTCACGGACTCCCTCCCCAGGCGCTGTGCCCTTTCTCGGTGATGAGTCGCAGTGTGGTGAGCGGATGTCCGTAATACTGGAAGGCGAAGGCGTACAGCAATCGCATGACCCGCTTTTGACCGACCTTGTCCACCTGACCGTCATCGTTGCGCGTTGTCGGGATCGCCGCCAGGGTGCCGAAGTCCTGGAGCGCGCCCTCCCGGAAGGCACGCAGCGTCTCCGGGACCGGTCTGTCGGGGCGGCCGGTCACCTCGCGCACCAGGCGCCGGATCAGTACGCGTGCTTCCTGGTTGCCGACCTCGCCCGCGGTGACGATGCATCCGCTCGCTCCTTTGCGCAGGAAGAGCTCGGCAAATCCTCTCAGCGCGTTCTCGCCCTGGCCCCGGTTGTCCACGAAGCGTCCCGAGTGGCAGGCGTTGAGACACACCAGAGAGCGGTCCCTGTCCAGGACCCGCATGGCCTGGCTGTTGTACTCCGCCCAGGTGCGCTCCGCGAGCGTGAGGCGCATGACGGTGTCGCCGTAGGTGCCGTGGCAGCCCAGGTAGACCAGGCCGGTGGGATCCTCCTGCTCCGGGGCTTCGAGCGCCCGCAGGAAGGACGTCATCTCGGGGTGCGTCCGGTGGATGTACGGCGTGAAGACGTGGGAGTCGTCGGCCATGTCCCGGTGGAGATAGGCGAGGACGCTGCCGTGGCATTCGCCCGTTGCGCGTGGCAGGCCCTGGCTTCCGTCGTGCACGGTGGTCCAGCGGGTCAGGACGAGCAGGGCGCCCAACAGGCCTCCCGGCAGCCCGTTTCCCCGGTCCGCGGGCACCCAGAACGCCTCCCAGGGCAGCTCGTAGCCCGTGTCGTCCCACACGATGAGGCGCAGCGCGGCGCCGTGCCGGGCGCGCGCCCGGTTGATCCAGTCCGCCAGTTCGGACTGGTTCCCGGACCAGTGCTGGATTCCCCGCAGGATCTCGGAGGGGTACTCCCCGCGCTGCGTCAGGTTGCCGAGGCCAACGGCCGGGGCGGTGAGCCGGGTCGGTCCGGCCGCGCAGGCGACCGTGAGGTCGCCGCACCAGCCCTGGAAGCGGTAGCCGTCCTGGCCTCCGATGCCGACGGCCCGGATCACCCGGAGAAGGGCGTATCCCTCGTCCAGACGTTCGTTCAGCCTGACGTCGGCGCCGCCGGTTCCGGTCGGGGCCTCCTGCGGGCGGAGCAGGTGAAGCATCGACGGGTGGTCGGGACGGATCGCGGTCTTGGGGCGGGGCAACGGCGCCCGGCGGATCACGTTGCCCGCTCCCGTCAGCCAGCGGGGGCCGCGCTGCGGCTCACCACTCACCGGCGTTTCCCCTCCCGTCCGCGTCCGGGCCCCTGCCGCCCTGCCCGTCGATCACGATGCCGCCCAGGGTGTCCGCCAGGGTGAACGGCAGGCTCCCGTACGGTTCGCGTCCCGCGTCGACCACGACGACCCGCAACCGCGTCCGGTCCATGGCCCTGATGTCCGCCGCGGCACGCAACGCGTCCTCGACCCCCTCCGCTCCCACCGGACCGCTCAGCCTCCCGGTGTGGCTGGCCCGCAGCGGTATGTTGCCGCGGCCGTCCGTGACCACGACCAGCCACGCCTCGGCGAGGCCGCTGCCGTGTTGCCGGAAGGCTCGGCGCAGGGCTCGCGCCGCCTGCTCGATGCCGTGGGCGAGCGGACTGGCACGGCCCAGGGGCCGGTACAGGGCCGCGAGCAGCCGTGGATCACGGACACTGCGCAGCGCGAAGGACTCCGCCCGCAGTTCGTCGGCCGCCTCGGCGCCGCCGATCTCCACGACGTGCACGGCGGCCCGCACGGTGTACGCCCATTGCAGGTAGGGGGCGAGGACGTCCTGCCAGTCCCAGTCGCCCCGGCACGTGTGGTCGAGGACGAGTACGAGCATGCGCTCCGGTGCTCCGGCGCGGACATGACAGTGCAGGTCGGCGGCCGAGACCGTGAAGTGTTCAGCCCGACGCACGCGTTGGTGCAGGGCGGCTTCTCGCACGGTGCGCACGTAGGCGAGGTCGTTAAGGTCCCTGGCCCGTCGCGAGCCGATGACCACACCGCGCCGGGTGTCCGTTCCCGCCGTCCGCTGCCAGGGGCTGCGCAACGGGGCGAAGTCGCGCAGTACGCCGGCGCTGTCCTCGGGATAGGGGGTGGTGAGGGCGGTGGGAGTGCCGCCCGGTGCGCTACCGATGCCCTCGGCGGGTTCGGTTTCCAGCAGTGCCTGTCCGGCTTCGGCCCGGCGGCGCTCGGTCTGCTCGCCCTGCCCGTGTTTCCCGGTGTCACCCCGCGGTCGTGGGATCAGGCGCGGCGGGGGCGGTACGGCAGCCGCCGCGCCCGCCGCCGGCTCTGGCGCCCGGGGCGTGTCGGCCACGGCGAGACCCATCAGCCGCGCCGCGGCGTCGCAGTGTTCGACGCGCGCCGTCCCCTCTCCCTCCAATGCGGCGAGCGCACGGGCGAGCCGGGCCAGGGCGAGCTGCCTGCGCACCCCCGTGTCCGGGCCGAGGAGACGGGCGACGCGCACGACGGTGTCGTCGGCGACAGCGACGGGCGGGGCACCGGTGTCGTCGACGGCACGGGCCGAGGCGGCGAGCCAGGTCGGCGGGAGGGCGCCGAGCAGCTGTTCGACGTCGAGGGTCGTGAGGCCCGCGACGGGCAGCCGGATGGCGAAACGGTCGAGCAGATGGTTGCTGATCCGGCCCGCGTCGGCCGAGCTGCAGGCGGCCAGCCAGCGGGCCCGGGGCCGGGCCTCGTGCCGCAGTCCCGCCTGTTCCACCACGGCCACGTCGGCGCCCAGCAGTTGGACCGCCCCGCGCATCCCGGCGACGCTGAGCCGGCACAGATCCGGTACGAGGACCACGGGCGGCGGAGCTCCCGTCCTGTCGTCCGCCTGGATGAGCGGACCCGGTTCGAGGCGGAAGGCGATGCCGTCCGCCTCCTGACGCAGCACGGGCCTGGTCCACAGATCCTCGTCGCGGCTGGTGGCACCCAGGACGACCAGCGGGGCCCCCGGCTGCCGGGCACCGGCCAGAAGCCTGCCGAAGAGGCGGGCCACTCCATCGAGGAGCTGCGGCTCAAGGTCGAACAGCAGCACGCTGGAGAGCGCCGGGTCCACCGCGGCGCAGACGAGCGCTTGACACAGGCGCAGGGCAAGATCGTCCGGCTGCCCTCCCCGGCCATGTGGCCCGTGCGGCCCCCCGCTCGGCTCCGGTACCGCGCCGGAACGGGAACCAGGGCCGGTGTCGGCGCCGATACCGATGTCGAAGGCAGAACCGGTGTCCGGGGTGTCGCCGCTCGGCGGTTCCGTGGCCATCCCTGTGCCTCAGCCGGTTTCGAAGAGGTCCCTGACACGGGCCTCGTCGTCCGTGGTCCAGTCGAACGTGCCGCCGTGGGCGGTCTCCGGCCTGCGGTGGCGGAACGCCATCGGCAGGACTCGCAGCAGATGACCGGGCTCCACGGTGTCCGCTCCCTCCAGGGCGGCCAGCGCGCGGGCCGCCAGCGTCGCGACGATCTCCCCGCGCTGCCCGACGGCCTCGACCCGCTGAGCCACCTGTGCGCACAGCTGGACCATCTCGTCCGGAACCTTCATCGTCGCCACCCGGCTCCTGGCACTTTCCAGCAGGTCCCGCGTCGCGGTGTTGTCCTGCTCGGCCTCCTGGAGCCAGGGCGACTCCTCCTTCTGGTACTCCTCCTCGAAGGCCAGCACGGTCTTGATCGTCCGGTGCCGGGTCTCCGTGTCCTGCTGCTGGGCGGCGACCATGAGTCCGAACCGGTCGAGCAACTGCGGTCGCAGCCAGCCCTCTTCGGGGTTCATCGTGCCCACCAGACCGAAGGAGACATGTTTGGCGTCGGCCAGCCCCTCCCGCTGCACGGACAGGACACCCGTGGAGACGACATCGAGGATCACGTTGACGAGATGGTCGTCGAGCAGGTTGACCTCGTCGATGTACAGGAGCCCTTTTCCGGCCGCCTCTTCGAGGAGTCCCGGCTGCGGGCGGGCCTCGCCCCGCATCAGCGCCTCCAGCTCCCAGCCGCCGACCACCCGGTCGTCGGTGGCGTTGATGGGGAGGGTGACGGGCAGTTCCGCGTGCACCATCAGCGCGAAGGCCCGCACGATCGTGGACTTGGCGGTGCCCCGCGCGCCGGCCATCAGGACACCGCCGATGCGTGGCGCCACGTAGTTCAGTTCGAGCGCCAGCTTGAGGTCGTTCTGCCCCACCACACGGCTGTAGGGAAGGATGCGTATGGCTCCGGTCGTACGGCTCACGAGTCGGTTCCCCCTCCGCTGCCCGGTAACGCCTCGACCGGGGCGGCGGTCCGCCACCGGAACGTGACCTGCAGCTGCGCTTCTGCCTTGCTGGTGACCAAGGCCGCCATGCCCGCGTCGACCTTGATGGACAACTGCATCTCGATCTCGTCCGGTCGCAGATCGTCCGTCAGTTCGGCGAACCGGCCGACGGCCTGTGCGGCGCACCGCCGGGCCAGCTCCAGCCCGTCCGTGTACGCGTCACGGGCCACCTCCACGACACGCTGCGCGACCCGCCCTCTGACCTCCTCGTCGCCGTAGACGGCCGCGAGACCGCCATCGGCGTCCGGATCGAGGTCGACCTCAATCTGGACGGGGATGGGCCCGTCCGCGCCATCCGGTACGGGGCCCACTAGGATCACCACACGTCCCCCCGGTGCAACTGTCCTGTGCAGTACGGCTGTTGGGCGGGAACTGGCTTCATTCCCCGGCGTACATGGCGGTATGCGTCGAGGAGCCGACTTCCCGGCTCAGGTTTCCTGTGGTTCGAAGTCCCACAACAGACGCTCCCTACGGCGCGCCTGGACCGTGTAGGAGTGCTGGGCGCCGAACGCCGAGGTCAGATCGGACAGCGCCTCCTGCTCGACCTTCTCGGCCTGTTGGCCGCTCCTCAGCCCGCGCATGTCGTCGGCCAGGCCGATGCGGGCGAAGACCGTCAGCGGATGGGTCCGCCCCAGCGTTTCGGTGGCTTTGGTGACGGTGTCCTTGCTGAGTTCGGCGGCCGCGTCGAATTCGTCCACCAGTTTGCGCATCGCGGAGGCGTTCAGAGCACAGCCCAACGTCCATGGATGGTCCTGTCCCACCGCCGCCGTCATGTCGAGCAGAGCTTGCTCGACCATCGCGTGGGCCTGCTCGCGCTCACCCACGTCGGAGAGGATCAACGCGTAATTGGCACGAGACCCCGCGATGTAGGGGTGTCCAGCGGGAAGCATCACCTCGTAACGGGCGATGACGGATTCGCTCACGGTGCGGGCCTCGTCGACATTGCCGTGCCGGCGGGCGAAACAGCTGTATCCGGAGGTGACGATCAGCGTGGTCGGACTGGTTTCACCCAGCACGCGTTCGCTGCGTTCCCTCAAATCAGCCAGAGCGGCGAGGAGTTGGTCCGTGTGCTCACGATCCCTTCCGCCGCTGCCATACGCGCAGAGAGCGTAGTTGTACTCCGCCAGCACAGTCACATAATTGCCCGGCCCCACAGCCCTGCGCAGCTCGCGGACATTTTCTCTTTGAATCGATCCGGCTACTTTGTACTGACCCAGAAGACGGAGGTCCAGCGCGTGGTGGAATTCCGAGGACAGCGTTGACGGGTTCCGTGTGCTGAGGATCCGCCGCCGCTCCTCAAGCGTACGCCGGTCACATTCACGCGCCTGTTCATAGCGTCCCAGGAGCCTCAGAGTGACCGCCAGGTTGTTCTCGACGCGCAAGGTCGTCACGGAATCCGGACTCAAGGCGGCACGGCACGTCGGAACGAGCCACTCGCAGAGTTCCAGCGATTCCTCGTACCGGGCGAGTGCCCGCAGGTCCGCCGCCAGACCGCTGACCGCACGGATGTGCGCCAGGGACTCGGCGCCCTGGGCGTCCCTCAGGTACTCGATGGCCGACCGGGTGATGGCTTCCGAACGTTGGTACTCACCCACTCCGCGCAGCAGGTTGGCGTAGTGGTGTGCCACCTCCCAGACCTTCGGGTGGTTCTCACCGAGCAGTGAGCGCCAGGTGTCCATGGCGCGTTCACCGAGTTTGATACCTGCCACGTAGTCGCCGGACTGGTACATGTAGCGGAGGCTGTCGAGGACCAGGCGCTGTACGCCCCGGTCCTCGCTCATCAGCACATCCGCATGCTTGAGGTGCGGCACCAACTGGGCGTACTTCTCCCAGGAACGAACGTCGTCCGGACTCCCGGGGTTTGCTGCTACGAGCGCTTGCCGCACCACGTCGATGAATTCCTGACGGTCTTGGTCCGGCATATTCTGGCGGACGATCTGATGAACCATTCGATGCAAGTAGAAAAGCCCTCCCGAGGTGCTGGCCTCATCGGAGTCCGCCGTCTGAAACTCCTCAGGGATGACGGAATAACGCCGCAGCTGTTTGACCGCCTTCTGCCACGCATCCGTGTCGTCCAGCAGTTCAGCGATCCGGTCGGGCACATGAACGGTCGGCATCTGCCGCAGTAGATCCACAGGGATAAGACCCGGCGCGAAGAACGTACACAGCTGCAGGAGGTCGACGGATTCGGGCGCGGTCTCCCGGAGTTTGCCGAGAAGTATCGACCAGGACTGCTGGAATGACATCCGGAAATCAGGCGATACCCTTACCGCACTCTGATCGACACTGCTCTCCAGCAGATCGATGTACTGCGTCACCGACATGTCCGAGTCGTTGAGCCAGCCGGCGGTCTGGTCCAGCGCCAGCGGCAGGTCTTCGAGCGCTTCGGCCAGTTGTTCCGCCTCGGACCAGGTCAGCCTCGGGGCACGACGGCGGATGAAGGCCACCGACTCGGTGCGGTCGTAGACCGGCACCTCCAGCAACTGGCTGTTGTGGTCACGCCATTGCGGGTTGCGGGACGTGATCAGTACATGGCCGGTGCCGGTCGGCACGAGGTCCGAGATCTCCTCCGGCTCATCGGCGCCGTCCAGGACCAGCAGCCAGTTGGCGTAGGGGTCGCCCCGACGCAGCGAGGTGCGCACCGCTCGCAGCCGCTCTCCGTAGTCGGCCCCCGTGGTGAGCCCGAGCTTCGGGGCGAGCTCCGCGAGGGCCCGCCGGTAGCCGGAGCGCTTTTCGGCGCGCACCCACCACACCACGTCGTACTCCAGCCGGAACCGGTATACGAACTCGGCGACCAACTGGGTCTTGCCCACCCCCGGCATGCCGTGGAAGGTCACGACGCCCGCGCCCGGTTGCGCGTCCTGCAGCGACCGGTACGCGTCGTTCAGAAGTTTCTCCCGTCCGGTGAAACGGGTGTTGCGGCGTGGCACCGTCGGATCCCAGACCTCCGGACTGGCAGTCGGGAATCGCGGTGCCCGTCGTGCACTGTCGGTGGATTCCACCGGGGATCGGCCGAGCAAGTCCAGCCGGTCGAGAACGCGCCGCTCGGCCTCCTCGGCGCCCACGAACGTCAGATCGGTCGCGGCAAGCACCGTGGTGGCTGTCGGTACCGGCTGGTTGGTGACCAGGACGCCTGCGAACCGCTCGGCCTCCGGCGCCACCACCTCACGAAGGGCCGTGTTCCATTCCTCGTACGTCCTCGGTCCGAGCTGGAAGTACCACTCGCTGACGACGATGAGGATCCGCCCCGGCGCGAGTCTCAGGTCCCGCAGTTGCTCCGCGAGCGGGACTTCGGAAGGCCCTTCCCAGCGCTGGTACACGACACGTTGCCCGTGACGTTCGAGCACGTAGCCGATCCAGGCCGCCCAAGCCCGGTTGTACCCGGCGAAACTTATGGTGACTGCCTGATTTTGGGCATGCCTGTCGGCCGGTCCGACCGGCGCACGGCTTTCAGACATGCAGCAGCCTCCCCCGCGTACATCGCGCGTGAGTCTATGACGCATGCAGGGATTGCCAACAGGGCTCATTAGGACGCGAGTTGGCGTGCCCGGGTATGCTGGGCGCACCCGCGAGCAATTCGCCCTATATGCACCATTCAATGGGTATTCGGACTGCGATCTTCACCCCTCCAAGAGACTGCGCGGCCTTGGGACACACCCGTGTTCCACTCATTCGGCGGGCGTACGGCAGCGCACCCACCGCGCGTGGGCTGCACTCACGCGCTCCTCGGCACGGATCTGCATGCCCCGGGGAGGCGGTTCCTCTCCCATCCGCTCGCACGCCTCGGTCAGCCGATCGACCAGCAGACGTCCCTGCGCCGTGAGGGCGGTCGAGGCCGCGAGCACCGGCAGCGTCACCCTGACCTGCGCCCGATAGCGTGCGTGCTCGCCCCATGCGATGCTCCGTTGCTCAGGTCTCGGGGTGGCCGCCAACGCGCACCGCTGGAAGAAATCCGCGAGCGCCACATGACTGTAGGCGCCCTGCAACAACCCGTCATAGGGCCTGGAATCCGGCCGCCACGGTGCGAAATATCGTTTTTGTGGCCCCTCCCGATGCAGCACGACCATGTCACTGAGAGCTGCCAGTTTGGCGTGCTGCACCTCGTGCACGAGAGTCGCTGCGAAGGTGGCGGAAGTGGGCGGCGTACTGCTGAGCACGGCCCCGAAAGCCTCCCTCCGGGTTCCGCTGCAGCTTCCCGTTCCCCCGTCGGGCGCCCCGTGGCCCGCAGGTGGGGCCAGAGGGACGAGACAGCGCAGTAGCGCGGCGACCTCCGCGACCCGGTGCTCACCGCCGAGTTGCAGGATCGAACGCACTCCCGCCCAGGAAGTCAGCCAACGCTCCCGTTCCGCCCTGTCGAGGGTGGCCGGACCACTCAACGCCTGGTGGCGGGAACCACCGTCCACCGTGCGATGCGGATCGAGATCGTCGAGAGGGACGGGAGCGGACTCGGGCAGCAGCCCGGGAAGAAGGTGAACCGGTCTCCAGGCGGTCGCGGCGGACCGGGTCGCGAATCCGGTCACAGGCGCGAGCCCGAGGCCGACGCCGAA
Coding sequences:
- a CDS encoding aKG-HExxH-type peptide beta-hydroxylase: MIPSPLPEQALSELGRTEGGPDTLALLVRDQQVRRLLLLRAVLDVVEEADAEICPPALRQRFRTDWALLEEADRAGEAEEPPGEGKSVRHSPARTQILYPLVGPWARGCLRALSTKTIPRTARQRRARSLRRELGYFSALAAAAAVRAGVPFSARLSAYDGVLALPSLGALGAIGGGDVEVVARDGRMTLRRRGEADVVVDVMERDDLTAFGVGLGLAPVTGFATRSAATAWRPVHLLPGLLPESAPVPLDDLDPHRTVDGGSRHQALSGPATLDRAERERWLTSWAGVRSILQLGGEHRVAEVAALLRCLVPLAPPAGHGAPDGGTGSCSGTRREAFGAVLSSTPPTSATFAATLVHEVQHAKLAALSDMVVLHREGPQKRYFAPWRPDSRPYDGLLQGAYSHVALADFFQRCALAATPRPEQRSIAWGEHARYRAQVRVTLPVLAASTALTAQGRLLVDRLTEACERMGEEPPPRGMQIRAEERVSAAHARWVRCRTPAE